CAGTTAACTGTTTATTTCTGCAGTGATTTAGGCCTGTGCTGTATTGTTCTAATGCAGATCAAGAAGGGAGGCAttgaaaaagggaaaaggagagacaagagagaggaaTTAAGACTTCAACATATTTCTTTGCAGTTTACTAAACTGAATGGGTGGTTCAATAGGCTGGCTATGTGGACTTCACCATACTGTATCATACCACACCATACCGTACATACCATACGTACTGTTCGATATGGTAccaggcagcagggtggtgtagtgagcAGGGAGGTCATTCCTCAACCAAAGGCAGAAGCATCCGCCCTGCAGAAGTgttcttgagcaaaacactgaatcccccCCCAGttccagggctgctgctctgtagctgaccatgacctctgacctctcagtggagggaggcaagcacaaagagaatttccctacagggctCAAATCGAGTatcaaattattattgttacatAACATGACATGTAGATTAATGCAATACCACACGCATTACTATTACGATATAGTCTGTGGCGCGTAGATCAATTATGTCAATAGAAAAAAAGCACAgataaggcaaggcaaggcaaactctatttatatagcacatttcatacacatggAAAATTCAATGtacttcacataaaacagaaaaaatacatagcAAGGCAACTTGATCAGGGCCACATTTATATATCGCTATAAAAATCTTTCTGAGCCAACTTGCCCAGGGccacacaaaaacataacataacataacataacataacataacataacataacataacataacataacataacattacataacataacataacatgacataacataacataacataacataacataacataacataacattacgtaacataacataacataacataacataacataacataacataacataacataacataacattacgtaacataacatgacataacataacataacattacataacataacataacataacataacataacataacataatataacataacataacataacataacataacataacataacataacataacataacatgacataacataacataacataacataacataacataacataacataacataacattacgtaacataacataacataacataacataacataacataacataacataacataacatgacataacataacataacattacataacataacataactgcCGCAACTGTGGCAAATAGAATTAAATTCCATCCACTTATGCTTGTGTAGACTTTCATATCACGGTCGCTCATTATAGGGTGTATCCAAGTGAGACACACTGATTATCATTGTTCCCAATCCCACCAAGCTAGAGAAAGCCCATACTGAGTTCAAGCAATAACACCCCAGAGGaaattctttactgtgattataggtatgatgatgatggctaCCATCTGCAGCACCAAAGTACCTATAATCACAATATAATCACAATGAAGGACGTCCTTGAGGGTATTTTTGCTTTTATCCATTGTTTTCCAACATGTGCGTGGGATCTCAGTTTGTTCAATGTAATGTGCAtgcataaaaatattaaaaaaatataaaaacaacatgAGGCAGCTGGAAGGATATTAAGCAGCTACCTGGTAATCATAAGTTGGAGTGCCTATTGTACCAATCAGATTCTTCGACTAGCAGTATAAGGATGAATAAATGAACCCTCAGTCATTAATAAGACTCAACAAAAGTAAATCACATTTTGTGAGATGTAACCAAGATTTGTGACACTGTCACTGCTAGAGGAATCCTGAGAGGAACATTATTAGCAACTTTGTAACGAGCTCTTGTTGGAAAAACAATCTGCTACTGAAATTTGCTCTCTAGTGTGATGAAGACAactgggcagcagggtggcatagtgagtaGCGAGACCGTCCCGTAACTGGACGGCCCGGGTTCAGGCTCCCATGCCAGCAAACCTCCACTCTGCTgaagagtccttgagcaagacactgaatccctacctggCACGGTTCTGCAGCCGCCCCcgctctctgtcctcccctGGAGGAGGGACAagcaaaaaaagagaatttctcctTCAAGGATCAATAGTATCACAAAAAAAGCTGACACCGTGTTTTCTGGTTCCTCTTTTGttacaaacaagaaaacaagagaaatgagacttttaaTGATTTGGTGGTTTAGATAATAGAATGCTAGAACGCTGGAAAGCCACGAATGCCTCCGGTGATGACGGGTCTCTTCAAGATGTGTTTAAAAAATTGACGTGACATGTTGTCTTTTGATGTGTATTGATGTCggtatttaaaaaatgttataACACAAAAAATAGACACACAGCATGAAATCTCTCCTCACCCCctacctcccacacacacgcacacacactcacacacaaacacatgttgtACCTCAAGGGTTTATGACTTGATGTGGTGCCGTTTGCTGCTCAAGAGACACATCGTTTATAGCATGTGTGCAACCAAAGCCTTCTCAGTCTCCATAAAGCTGTGGCGTGCAACTGTGAGTGCGACTGTATACACGGGTACAACACACATTATTGTGCTGTGTTAAAATGTcagcttgggtgtgtgtgtgtgtgttagagagagagagagagagagagtgtgcccATGTGCATGCCTATACGCATGGAtgctgtggtgtgtttgtgcatgtgtttgcacatgcgtgactgtgtgtgtgtgtgtgtgtttgttttatctgCATGGTATAGTCCAGCAGCCTATGTGATTTAGTTAGTAATTAGGGAATAGAGACGTATCCAATTATTGGGGTTGTGAAATATCACCCTGTCTCAGTAGTTATTCCAGTATTGTCTGCACCCTTCCTTATTATTACACCAGCTGCATATAtgattaggtgtgtgtgtgtgtttgagagagaaggagcgagagagagagagggagagagagagagagagagagagagtagtaatagtagaagtagtaatcTGTGTGTCCAGAAAAGACGGCATCTACAATGGAAAGTCATTTCAGCTCAGTGTAGATTATAGGTGGCAGTACCACATGCCCTTAGGAGCTACAGCCAAAGCCATTGCTGACAGTCccatgacactgtgtgtgtgtgtgtgtgtgtgtgtgtgtgtgtgtgtgtgcccaaaaTACTGCCCatggagtgaaaaaaaaatccatctcaGATGTATTAcctagtttctctctctctctctctctctctctctctcgctctctctctctctctttctctctctctctgacatgcCATACATGGATTCAttcatgcatggacacacacacaccaaggtgCACCAAGTGCTACATCATAAACAAATAATACGATTCTGCTTGCAGCTCCActgtgtatatttttttttatcttttaatcAATCAGATATGCACGaacacacgctctcacacacagggatttttatttctatgtgtgtgtatattctgtatgtatgtgtgccagtgtgtatATACAGGTATACACAGCTGTGTGAATGcctgtgttttatttgtgtgtgtccttgagtgtttgtgtgtgtgtgtgtgtgtgcacggtcATATCTCACCAGCTGATAAGCTCCCATCCACTCCGCCTGTCACAAGTGGAAACAAAGACCAGGGACATTCCAGTTCAGCGACTGGAGAGCTGCTATCTCCAACCatctgggagagaaagagagagagagatgctctgAAGAGCTCTCCTGATGCcaccagaaaagaaaaaaaaagaacagttcTCCGATGcggaggtagagagacaaaaCACTCGCTCCATGGAGAAGGGTCTGTTATAAACAATAAGATGGCTATCTGCGCCGAACAGTGTTGATGAAAAGAGAGACGTGGATGTGGAGTGCAGATGACTGTGCGCATAAGTGTACTTATCATCTTGTGGCATAATATTCAAGTGTACAATATATTATGCATGCAAGTGAATCATAGGCTGACAACTGGCATATGATACTTATGCATTTAATTATTCAATCACGCTTGACAGATAAAAACATGGCAACTATACCAAGAAAAATATACTTTGTAGGAATCAGCCTATAGGGTTCTTTGTTTGGTCCCTGCAATACCCGCACACCTCCTTGcacagagaaatacacacacacctgcctccagctcctcccttttttcccaaccaggcacacacacacacacactgacagagatgagagaggaaatgtcagagatacacacacacacacacacacacactcctatagAGGTACTGAAACTAGTGAGGCATGTATGATTCACTAGCAGGCTGCACATGGGAACTGACGCACAGAGCCAATTGATGGTAGTCAGGAGGAGTGGTAATACATTGTAATATCCTATAACAGCGTCTTTCAGTGTGATAGGTTTGGGGCATTTGGAGACGGAAGAAAAGCAGTGCAGCACAAAGGCTTTTTATTCAGCCTCCCTCATAGGTTGGTCATGGAATAGACAGGCTATTATCCCTGACTGTTGCCTTGAACTCTCCTACATACACTGACTCCGCTGACCATGTAGAGCATTTCACAGCTCTCTGACAACAAAAACCATGCCACGGTAACAGCCGCCTATCGCCGCCAGCCGCCCTGCCCACACCTGATTGGACCGTCTGATTGACAGGCACAAGCCTTGGTGTTTCCCATTGGCGCGACGGTAATGGAGCCGCGACTGCGCTCCAATGGAACGCGCGTGGGGCGGAGCGCGCCGGTCGAGGCGGAGCTCTCCTTGGTACTTAAACGGAGCTGGTGCTGAAAGAGCAGAAGTATTTGCACGCACGACAGCCGGAGCAGCCGGAGCGCaagaaaagagtgagagaccgcgtgagaagagagagggggaagaagaacagaaagagggagagcaggggaCCGTGCAGCCCGCGGTACTCATGGACCCGAAGGATATTTAACCATTTGCCCGGGGAGCGCACAGGTATCCTCTTTTTCCagtttcttttccattttgcGTCATGCGTAAAGGCACCGGAATGGCCATTACTTTCCCATGGTTTCTCTCCCCACACTCTCTTTACACTAAAGCTGCAAGGCTGCGaccattcttcttctcctctttctctcttccccactGCCTCTACATGGAACCCCGTGGCTTTTCCaagacttgtttttttcccccagtccACTCGAATTAATGATTGACTAATGGGTGTGAAAGGAGCGAGGGGCAGTGAATCATTGATTGTGTTAGTGTACTCTGTCGGCTCAATAACATGAGAGAGCGCTTACCTCTTCATAGGTGACTGCTGAGAAGTGTTGAGTGTTTTTCTTATAGCTCTGCTCTCTTATCTATTGACCAAATGGAGTGAAACGCAGCCAAGCGTTTATGCTCAGTTTGTGTCCCATTGGAGCTGGGTGATTTATAGATTCTATAGCTATGAAAGGTGAAAATATTTCTATCTGCTTAATGGTGTTTTTGTACGCTatgacccccaccccccaccctctctctctctctctctctctctctctctctctctctctctctctctctctctctctctccctttcccatcCCTCTCAGACACCGCAGTCCATGCCTCTGCCTTGCCAGGTCATTGATGGGAAATCAACTGGATCGGATCACCCACCTGAACTACAGCGAGCTGCCCACGGGGGATCCGTCCGGGCTGGAGAAGGACGAGCTTCGGGTCGGCGTCGCCTACTTCTTCTctgacgaagaggaggaggtggacgaCCGCACTCCGTCCGACTGCGGCTTCACCAAGGACCACAGCCCGGCCGAGGAGGGACCCTTCGCGGTCAACGAGGTGGAGTACTCCGCCTTCTGCTCCCAGGAATGCATCTTCTCCAAGCTGCGGGAGAACGAGGACCTGAATGTGTACTCGGCCAAAACTTTGCTGACTATGTGCAAACCGGGGGACCTGCTGGAGCTGGTGGCCACCGCGCAAGCCCCCCACTGGGCCATCTACGAGCAGGACGACCAGGTCATTCATCTGCACAAGGGCGAGATCCGCAAAGACAGCCTGCTTGAGATCAGCAACGGCCGCCACGGGAGGATAGTGAACAACCGGTACCGGTACCGACCGCTTCCCGCCGACCTGGTGATGCAGAACGCAGCGGGACACCTGGGCCTGAGCAGCGGGGAGATATGCTGGACCAACTCGGAAAGTTTCGCAGCCTGGTGCCGCTTTGGGAAACGGGAGTTCAAAGCCGGAGGAGAGGCACACTCAGCGGAGCAGCAGTATTTCCTCAAAGTGCATCTGTCCGGCAGCGGGGTGCACACTCTGGTCTTTCGCAGCCTGGAGGACATGATCCGGGAGAGGAGGCGAGTGGACGCCAGTGGAATTCTCAAAGAGCTGTCTTTGGTTAACGGGGGGAAGGAGTGATTTGGGATTCCGTTTGatatcctctcctccatccctcgctctctctctctctctccctctctctctctcgctccccctgcctcctctctccgaCGCGCACAGACGCACATTTGCGCACAGACGCACACTtgcgcacagacacacgcacacacatacacacacacgcatgcacacacacacgcacacacacacgcacacacacacacacacaaggacctGTTGGCTTTTGGACGCTGCCTGCATGTCACGGACGGACCCCGGGCTGCGTCTGGACCACAGGCGCACTGCTGGAATTTCCATCAAATTGCAGAGTGTTGAAAACTGAGAGAGAGCGGCCATATAAACAGACAACGCCCCTTCAGATTAGAATTCGTGCGGGTGGGACACACGATTTCTACTAAACCCATTGCCCCGAACAGCGAAATCACCTTGTACCTTTAATACCCCCACATAGCGCACACGGCTCGGTTcggttttcttttttatttctcgGGATAATGGAATTGGCCCCTTCTCTGCATAGGGCGCCTGCTGCGGCAGACCAGACGGTGAGaccgagaggaggaggagaggtggggagagatgagagatgggATCCGGGATAGCTCTCGAAAAGTCTCCCTTCTATTTTTTTACTGTTAGCTTTAACATTATTTAAGACTGGGACTGACCATAACACAGATCCAAACGTTAAGCCACTAATTCATGTAGGCCTACAGACAGTCCCAGTTGGCTATACGCAGTTGCCTAAACAAAGCATTTGGCTTGTTCAAGCTCCCCTTTTGCCATATCGAGAATATTGTCATTTCACTATGCTGTCATCCTGCTCCACGgcactggatgtgtgtgtaaattgtaTTCATATATTGATTTCAATTTTGAGTcccatatttttgtatttcagttTAGTGAATTTAACCCTGATCTTTTTTCGGTTGAAATAAACGGCGgttgaaatatgaaaatgatcACTTGGTCTAGCAGGTTTTGCTTGAGTTTTGCTCACAATTAAAGGTTATggtgtcatacacacacacacagagacacatgcatgtatgctcacacacacacacacacacacacacacacacacacacacacacacacacaggaggataTATGAATTATTGATGTTCTTGTGCCTCCTGACCTCGCCTCCAGCCAAATAGGCTTCATATATCTTCACTGTATTTGGAGGCAGTAAAATGGTCATCTGCATCAAACCCATAAAGGCTTTATGAAAAATCCATATGGGATCTGGGAGCTACATAGGCAACTGTATAGAGTGAATGggaacattattattatcattattattattagtattattattattattattatctaggTATTTGGCTACAGGCTATTTTCATGTGTGGGTTTATCCTACCAATATTTATAAGACTTTTACTGGCATGCGTCTTGATCCCTTTCTAATAAGTTTTCCCTGCCTCCAGATACATTTGAAGCATGAATTAGTGATGCTGAAGTTACTATGTTGGCTTGACGAACAATCTAGTTGACAACTGCATTGGCTTTTTTAACGGTATTGTGAACAAGATGTCCTCTATATGATGCCTATCATGTAGAAATACAGCGTGTTGACACCTGTGTTGTATTAGCAGTCGTTTCATCTCTGGATTGAAATGTTATTACTGCTGTGGTATGAGAGTCAGACAGTGCCTTCCTGTTCTCTGCCTTGTGATCTGCTGTAGTATCGGTGAAGGGGGGATCAGTCACCTGTGCTTGTCTCCTTTCCTTTGCTTGATCTAGTCTGAAATAACCAGGTAGGTGAGAGTAGATTTCTAGAGGGGTTGTGCCATATTGGtttcatctgtctttcttttttcctagCAGATAATCCATAACCAGCCTGCCTTGCCTGGCATTAATTATTGAATGTATACATAAAACAGATCACAGATCAGAGGCAAATGGCCAGCGTGCATGGCAATGGAGATGAAGAGGCTtacaaaatattatatatacagcTTGTTCTGTTGAATTTTTACCTCAAGGTACTAATGTCACCACTTCAGCCTCAAGTTTCAACTGTTAATATGGAAATGAATGACAGGGCTTTAATAGGTGAAGCAAGTTGATCTGGTTAGAAGTGGTAGACAAagagggtggtgtgtgtgtgtgtgtgtgtgtgtgtgtgtgtgtgtgtgtgtgtgtgtgtgtgtttgagataaCACCATGCAGGACGTACTTACACAGAACAAGCAGAGagccatgtgtttgtgtgtgtgtttgtgtctggtgGGACCGATGTGAGTGTGGTGCTCAACCAGATGTAGATAATGTTTGTTGGCATGGCACTGGcactttgtgtgtctgtgtgtgtgtgtgtgtgtgtgtgtgtgtgtggagatgttACAATCATCTCATCACTCAGATCTGCTACATGGGATTTCAACTACTTTCAAAGCCACATtacacaccaacaacaacacctGCTTTAAATGCATGCTGGGCTTGTTAATGTTTCCTAAGAGGCAACTGGATTTTCACCCATTCCTAGTTGTAGTTTTACTGAAAAAGCTGACTGATAAAGGACAGTATTTTGGCCCAAAAACGTTCCTCTATTCAGTCTTTTATTGAGTATATCGTCACATTCCTTAttgtttcctctcttccctctcattCTGTTTACCTTCTATTGGCCAATATTTCTCCACTCTTGCTctatgttgattttttttctcctcctctctctttctccaaaaTGTCTATTTCCATACCTCTATATTCCCACTAAAAATGACATGGCATTTCCATTCCATCACTACCTATATAGCAGAAGCACACGAATATGAAGTCATATTTCTGCACCAACCAATCTCTCTAACATACACGATCAGCGTTGTCTTGGTTGTGTATATTTGTAGAAGTTTTCTTACTTGAAATGCATTCAAattgaacagacagaaaaaatgaaaagtatAATGTTTCAGAGAGTATGCAAATGAATGTTTCCTATTTCCAACAGGCttttgtccagaatttcattgaatttcaTCGTCTAAACATTTCATTCTTGCTAACAACCTCCAGTCCAGAGGGATTCAGATAAACACActgttgttttctccctctactttctcctttttttctgtcttgtcaGTCAACTTTTAACAGGCTGCATGTTAAATTGAGGTTGTGATCCCaagtgggtggtgtgtgtgtgtgtatgtatgagtatgtgtgtgggtttgaCATCCCTTGTGGGCTTTAAAATTCAGGGTAGTGGGGCAGCTAGTGTTCTATATGTGGAAAAGAAAACGAGCAtaggtctttgtgtgtgtgtgtgtgcgtgtgtgtgtgtctgtgtgtctccgTGCTTGTGGATGTCCTGTAACTAATAAGCCTAAGAGATGGCTGTATCAGactttgtttgtatgtgtgtctgtgtctgtgtgtgtttgctggtgtGTATTCTGCAACTAATAGGCCTCAGAGTTAgatttatcagtgtgtgtgtgtgtgtgtgtgtgtgtgtgtgtctgtgtgtgtgtgtgtctgtgtctgtgtgtgtgtaagtgcttCAGGCAGCTAATGTACAGAACATTGTTAGCCTGAGGAGAGGCTGCTGCCATCTGACATGACacagtgtgtgcgcgtgtatgaATGTctctatgggt
This genomic stretch from Centroberyx gerrardi isolate f3 chromosome 18, fCenGer3.hap1.cur.20231027, whole genome shotgun sequence harbors:
- the lratd1 gene encoding protein LRATD1, translating into MGNQLDRITHLNYSELPTGDPSGLEKDELRVGVAYFFSDEEEEVDDRTPSDCGFTKDHSPAEEGPFAVNEVEYSAFCSQECIFSKLRENEDLNVYSAKTLLTMCKPGDLLELVATAQAPHWAIYEQDDQVIHLHKGEIRKDSLLEISNGRHGRIVNNRYRYRPLPADLVMQNAAGHLGLSSGEICWTNSESFAAWCRFGKREFKAGGEAHSAEQQYFLKVHLSGSGVHTLVFRSLEDMIRERRRVDASGILKELSLVNGGKE